A genomic window from Sebastes fasciatus isolate fSebFas1 chromosome 7, fSebFas1.pri, whole genome shotgun sequence includes:
- the igsf5b gene encoding immunoglobulin superfamily member 5 isoform X1, with amino-acid sequence MDIFYLLLLLLSCRIQVVGAQMKLSPETLTVLRGEEARFTCSTSNPKWTVMIWQLNSTPVVTISKETGVLPSINPNVTAETSPISRGDSWVLVLKNTERHNQGQVTCILMSIEEKTASLFVQEKGSVKVVGDDKLAFKGQSVLFECQAAGWHPQPTLQWQVNNKKVSQGEYNISSEESGKSLFTVTSNLNVTATKSSHVDCLASVSALPTPLKSGVRLTVVAEVVQEEGDCTVPLAVTASLSVFLLLLLLCVCSLLLYRHRRQAKPSPQEAIRFDQSVSGRSSVAEATGGKVNLGYSGEGPTDAVYNELIMETRRQEEFVSFHKVPDVVYSSNLSLHNESPAVQVCVPEESSKNVRRITTV; translated from the exons TAGTTGGAGCTCAGATGAAGCTGTCACCTGAAACACTAACCGTCCTGCGAGGGGAGGAGGCCCGATTTACCTGCAGCACCTCCAACCCCAAGTGGACCGTTATGATATGGCAGCTGAATAGTACACCGGTTGTCACCATCTCCAAGGAGACTGGTGTCCTGCCCTCCATCAACCCTAATGTGACGGCCGAGACAAGCCCCATCTCACGGGGAGACAGCTGGGTGTTGGTCCTGAAGAACACAGAGAGGCACAACCAGGGACAAGTGACCTGTATCCTCATGAGCATTGAAGAGAAAACAGCAAGCCTGTTTGTACAAG aaaaaGGCAGCGTGAAAGTTGTTGGGGACGACAAGTTGGCTTTTAAGGGTCAGTCGGTCCTGTTTGAATGTCAAGCAGCCGGATGGCACCCTCAACCCACTTTGCAATGGCAGGTGAATAACAAAAAG GTGAGCCAGGGTGAATACAACATCAGCAGTGAAGAGTCGGGTAAGAGCCTCTTCACTGTGACCAGCAACCTCAATGTTACGGCAACGAAGAGCTCTCATGTGGATTGTCTGGCCTCTGTGTCTGCCCTCCCCACACCGCTGAAGAGCGGCGTCCGTCTGACAGTTG TTGCAGAGGTGGTGCAGGAGGAAGGAGACTGCACAGTCCCTCTGGCAGTAACggcctccctctctgtctttctgctgctcctcctgctctgcGTCTGCTCCCTCCTCTTGTACCGACACAGGAGACAAGCAA AACCGAGCCCACAGGAGGCAATAAG GTTCGACCAATCAGTGAGCGGGAGAAGCTCGGTTGCTGAGGCGACTGGTGGGAAGGTCAACCTGGGATACTCTGGTGAGGGCCCCACAG ATGCAGTTTACAATGAGCTAATCATGGAAACTCGTAGGCAGGAGGAATTTGTCAGCTTTCACAAG GTCCCTGATGTGGTGTACTCCAGCAACCTTTCTCTACACAATGAGAGCCCTGCAGTCCAGGTGTGTGTACCAGAGGAAAGCTCCAAGAATGTCAGGAGGATTACCACAGTTTAA
- the igsf5b gene encoding immunoglobulin superfamily member 5 isoform X2: protein MDIFYLLLLLLSCRIQVVGAQMKLSPETLTVLRGEEARFTCSTSNPKWTVMIWQLNSTPVVTISKETGVLPSINPNVTAETSPISRGDSWVLVLKNTERHNQGQVTCILMSIEEKTASLFVQEKGSVKVVGDDKLAFKGQSVLFECQAAGWHPQPTLQWQVNNKKVSQGEYNISSEESGKSLFTVTSNLNVTATKSSHVDCLASVSALPTPLKSGVRLTVVAEVVQEEGDCTVPLAVTASLSVFLLLLLLCVCSLLLYRHRRQAKPSPQEAIRFDQSVSGRSSVAEATGGKVNLGYSGEGPTGERVPDVVYSSNLSLHNESPAVQVCVPEESSKNVRRITTV, encoded by the exons TAGTTGGAGCTCAGATGAAGCTGTCACCTGAAACACTAACCGTCCTGCGAGGGGAGGAGGCCCGATTTACCTGCAGCACCTCCAACCCCAAGTGGACCGTTATGATATGGCAGCTGAATAGTACACCGGTTGTCACCATCTCCAAGGAGACTGGTGTCCTGCCCTCCATCAACCCTAATGTGACGGCCGAGACAAGCCCCATCTCACGGGGAGACAGCTGGGTGTTGGTCCTGAAGAACACAGAGAGGCACAACCAGGGACAAGTGACCTGTATCCTCATGAGCATTGAAGAGAAAACAGCAAGCCTGTTTGTACAAG aaaaaGGCAGCGTGAAAGTTGTTGGGGACGACAAGTTGGCTTTTAAGGGTCAGTCGGTCCTGTTTGAATGTCAAGCAGCCGGATGGCACCCTCAACCCACTTTGCAATGGCAGGTGAATAACAAAAAG GTGAGCCAGGGTGAATACAACATCAGCAGTGAAGAGTCGGGTAAGAGCCTCTTCACTGTGACCAGCAACCTCAATGTTACGGCAACGAAGAGCTCTCATGTGGATTGTCTGGCCTCTGTGTCTGCCCTCCCCACACCGCTGAAGAGCGGCGTCCGTCTGACAGTTG TTGCAGAGGTGGTGCAGGAGGAAGGAGACTGCACAGTCCCTCTGGCAGTAACggcctccctctctgtctttctgctgctcctcctgctctgcGTCTGCTCCCTCCTCTTGTACCGACACAGGAGACAAGCAA AACCGAGCCCACAGGAGGCAATAAG GTTCGACCAATCAGTGAGCGGGAGAAGCTCGGTTGCTGAGGCGACTGGTGGGAAGGTCAACCTGGGATACTCTGGTGAGGGCCCCACAGGTGAGAGA GTCCCTGATGTGGTGTACTCCAGCAACCTTTCTCTACACAATGAGAGCCCTGCAGTCCAGGTGTGTGTACCAGAGGAAAGCTCCAAGAATGTCAGGAGGATTACCACAGTTTAA
- the igsf5b gene encoding immunoglobulin superfamily member 5 isoform X4: protein MDIFYLLLLLLSCRIQVVGAQMKLSPETLTVLRGEEARFTCSTSNPKWTVMIWQLNSTPVVTISKETGVLPSINPNVTAETSPISRGDSWVLVLKNTERHNQGQVTCILMSIEEKTASLFVQEKGSVKVVGDDKLAFKGQSVLFECQAAGWHPQPTLQWQVNNKKVSQGEYNISSEESGKSLFTVTSNLNVTATKSSHVDCLASVSALPTPLKSGVRLTVVAEVVQEEGDCTVPLAVTASLSVFLLLLLLCVCSLLLYRHRRQAKPSPQEAIRFDQSVSGRSSVAEATGGKVNLGYSGEGPTGP, encoded by the exons TAGTTGGAGCTCAGATGAAGCTGTCACCTGAAACACTAACCGTCCTGCGAGGGGAGGAGGCCCGATTTACCTGCAGCACCTCCAACCCCAAGTGGACCGTTATGATATGGCAGCTGAATAGTACACCGGTTGTCACCATCTCCAAGGAGACTGGTGTCCTGCCCTCCATCAACCCTAATGTGACGGCCGAGACAAGCCCCATCTCACGGGGAGACAGCTGGGTGTTGGTCCTGAAGAACACAGAGAGGCACAACCAGGGACAAGTGACCTGTATCCTCATGAGCATTGAAGAGAAAACAGCAAGCCTGTTTGTACAAG aaaaaGGCAGCGTGAAAGTTGTTGGGGACGACAAGTTGGCTTTTAAGGGTCAGTCGGTCCTGTTTGAATGTCAAGCAGCCGGATGGCACCCTCAACCCACTTTGCAATGGCAGGTGAATAACAAAAAG GTGAGCCAGGGTGAATACAACATCAGCAGTGAAGAGTCGGGTAAGAGCCTCTTCACTGTGACCAGCAACCTCAATGTTACGGCAACGAAGAGCTCTCATGTGGATTGTCTGGCCTCTGTGTCTGCCCTCCCCACACCGCTGAAGAGCGGCGTCCGTCTGACAGTTG TTGCAGAGGTGGTGCAGGAGGAAGGAGACTGCACAGTCCCTCTGGCAGTAACggcctccctctctgtctttctgctgctcctcctgctctgcGTCTGCTCCCTCCTCTTGTACCGACACAGGAGACAAGCAA AACCGAGCCCACAGGAGGCAATAAG GTTCGACCAATCAGTGAGCGGGAGAAGCTCGGTTGCTGAGGCGACTGGTGGGAAGGTCAACCTGGGATACTCTGGTGAGGGCCCCACAG GTCCCTGA
- the igsf5b gene encoding immunoglobulin superfamily member 5 isoform X3, producing MDIFYLLLLLLSCRIQVVGAQMKLSPETLTVLRGEEARFTCSTSNPKWTVMIWQLNSTPVVTISKETGVLPSINPNVTAETSPISRGDSWVLVLKNTERHNQGQVTCILMSIEEKTASLFVQEKGSVKVVGDDKLAFKGQSVLFECQAAGWHPQPTLQWQVNNKKVSQGEYNISSEESGKSLFTVTSNLNVTATKSSHVDCLASVSALPTPLKSGVRLTVVAEVVQEEGDCTVPLAVTASLSVFLLLLLLCVCSLLLYRHRRQAKPSPQEAIRFDQSVSGRSSVAEATGGKVNLGYSGEGPTGERMQFTMS from the exons TAGTTGGAGCTCAGATGAAGCTGTCACCTGAAACACTAACCGTCCTGCGAGGGGAGGAGGCCCGATTTACCTGCAGCACCTCCAACCCCAAGTGGACCGTTATGATATGGCAGCTGAATAGTACACCGGTTGTCACCATCTCCAAGGAGACTGGTGTCCTGCCCTCCATCAACCCTAATGTGACGGCCGAGACAAGCCCCATCTCACGGGGAGACAGCTGGGTGTTGGTCCTGAAGAACACAGAGAGGCACAACCAGGGACAAGTGACCTGTATCCTCATGAGCATTGAAGAGAAAACAGCAAGCCTGTTTGTACAAG aaaaaGGCAGCGTGAAAGTTGTTGGGGACGACAAGTTGGCTTTTAAGGGTCAGTCGGTCCTGTTTGAATGTCAAGCAGCCGGATGGCACCCTCAACCCACTTTGCAATGGCAGGTGAATAACAAAAAG GTGAGCCAGGGTGAATACAACATCAGCAGTGAAGAGTCGGGTAAGAGCCTCTTCACTGTGACCAGCAACCTCAATGTTACGGCAACGAAGAGCTCTCATGTGGATTGTCTGGCCTCTGTGTCTGCCCTCCCCACACCGCTGAAGAGCGGCGTCCGTCTGACAGTTG TTGCAGAGGTGGTGCAGGAGGAAGGAGACTGCACAGTCCCTCTGGCAGTAACggcctccctctctgtctttctgctgctcctcctgctctgcGTCTGCTCCCTCCTCTTGTACCGACACAGGAGACAAGCAA AACCGAGCCCACAGGAGGCAATAAG GTTCGACCAATCAGTGAGCGGGAGAAGCTCGGTTGCTGAGGCGACTGGTGGGAAGGTCAACCTGGGATACTCTGGTGAGGGCCCCACAGGTGAGAGA ATGCAGTTTACAATGAGCTAA